GTCGCTGTTCGGTGACGGCAAGGAGATGGAAGCCCTGCTGCTGGGCGACGTGCAGATGCTGGCGCCGTCGCTGGCCAAGTTCGAGCACTACAACAAGCAGGTGCAGATCTTCGACCTGCCGTTCCTGTTCAACGACCTGGCTGCCGTCGACCGCTTCCAGCAAGGCCCGCAAGGCAAAGCGCTGCTGACCTCGATGGAAGACAAAGGCATCCACGGCCTGGCCTACTGGCACAACGGCCTCAAGCAACTCTCGGCCAACAAGAAGGTGATTCTGCCCAAGGACGCTCGTGGCCTTAAATTCCGCGTACAGGCCTCCAGCGTGCTCGAAGAGCAGTTCAAGGCCATCCGCGCCAACCCGCGCAAGATGAGCTTCGCCGAGGTCTACCAGGGCCTGCAGACCGGCACCGTCAACGGCACCGAGAACACGTGGTCGAACTACGAGAGCCAGAAGGTCAACGAGGTGCAGCCGTTCTTCACCGAGACCAACCATGGCCTGATCGACTACATGGTGATCACCAACGCCAAGTTCTGGAACAGCCTGCCCGAAGATGTACGCGGCGAATTGCAGGCGATCATGGACAAGGTCACCGTCGAGGTGAACAAGCAGGCCGAAGCCCTCAACCAGACCTCCCGGCAGAAGATCATCGACGCCAAGACCAGCGAGATCGACCCGCTCACCGCCGAACAGCGCGAGCAATGGCGTGAAGCCATGCGCCCGGTGTGGGAGAAGTTCTCCGACCAGATCGGCGCCGAGCTGATCAAGGCTGCCGACGCCTCCAACAAGGCGTCCTGACCCCCGCGCCCTGCCCTGGCCACCCCGCTGCGGGGTGGCCTGACCTCTCTCTGCTTGGAGACTTCCTATGCAATCGCTCAGGCGTGTCTGGGAGCATTTCGAGGAAGGCATGATCGCCTTTCTCCTGGCCGCCATGACCCTGGTGACCTTCCTCTACGTGGCGCTGAACAACCTCTACACCCTCTTCTACAACCTCAGCGACCACTGGGCGTTCGCCAGTGACGTGTTGCTGAGCATCGGCGACCATCTGATGGGCTACGCCCAGGACATGACCTGGAGCATCGCCCTGACCAAGGCCCTGTTCGGCTGGCTGATCTTCTTCGGCATCGCCTACGGCGTGCGCACGGCCGGCCACCTGGGCGTCGACGTGCTGGTGCGGCGCACCCGCAAGCCGGTGCAACGGGTGCTGGCGATGATCGCCTGCGCCTGCTGCCTGGCCTATGCCGGGCTGTTCCTGGTGGCGAGCATCAAGTGGGTGAGCGCGGTGCTGGTGGCCGGCATCGGTGCCGAAGACCTCGACCGCTACGGCATCAAGGTCGGCCATATCGCGCTGATCGTGCCGTTCGGGTTCGCCCTGGTGATGGTCCGTTACCTGGAGATCTTCTACCGCCTGTACACCCATCGCCAATACGGCCTGGGCCTGGCCGACGAGGCCGCGGAAGCCAGCAAGCTGGCCAACCCGGGTGAGGAGCACCACTGATGACGGTTATCTGCCTGTTCCTGCTGCTGTTCGTGTTCATGTTCCTCGGCGTGCCGATCGCGATTTCGCTGGGCTTGTCGGGGGCACTGTCGATCCTGATGTTCAGCCAGGACTCGCTGAGTTCGTTGGCGATCAAGCTGTTCGAAACCTCCGATAGCTACACCTTCCTGGCCATCCCGTTCTTCCTGTTGTCCGGCGCGTTCATGACCACCGGTGGCGTGGCCCAGCGCCTGATCGACTTCGCCAACGCCTGCGTCGGCCATATCCGTGGCGGCCTGGCGATTGCCGCGGTGCTGGCGTGCATGCTGTTCGCGGCGCTGTCGGGCTCGTCTCCGGCCACGGTGGCGGCGGTCGGCTCGATCGCGGTGGCGGGCATGGTGCGTTCCGGTTACCCGCGCGAGTTCGGCGCCGGCATCATCTGCAACGCTGGTACCCTGGGCATCCTCATTCCGCCGTCGATCGTCATGGTGGTGTACTCGGCCGCCACCGAGACCTCGGTGGGCAAGCTGTTCATGGCCGGCGTGGTGCCGGGTATCCTGCTGGGCGTGGCGCTGATGCTGACGATCTACATCGTCGCCCGGATCAAGAAGCTGCCGGCGCAGCCACGCGCCAGTTTCGCCCAGTGGCTGAACACGGCCCGGCGTGCATTCTGGGGGCTGTTGCTGCTGGTGATCATCCTCGGCGGTATCTACAGCGGCATGTTCACCCCCACCGAAGCAGCGGCCGTGGCGGCGGTGTACTCGGCCTTCATCGCGCTGTTCGTGTACAAAGACATGCGCCTTCGCGACTGCCCGAAAGTGCTGCTGGAGTCTGGCCGGCTGACCATCATGCTGCTGTTCATCATCGCCAATGCCATGCTCTTCGCCCACGTGCTGACCACCGAGCAGATCCCCCAGCAGATCACCCAGTGGGTGCTGTCCGAAGGGCTGACGCCGATCGGTTTCCTGATCATGGTCAACGTGGTGCTGCTGGTGGCCGGCAGCTTCATGGAGCCGTCGGCGATCATCCTGATCCTCGCGCCGATCTTTTTCCCAATCGCGATGAAGCTGGGCATCGACCCGATCCACCTGGGCATCGTGATGGTGGTGAACATGGAGATCGGCCTTGTGCATCCGCCGGTGGGGCTGAACCTGTTCGTGACCTCGGCGGTGACCGGGCTGACCCTGGGGCAGACCATCCGCGCGGCGCTGCCGTGGTTGTCGATCCTGCTGCTGTTCCTGGTGCTGGTGACCTATGTGCCGTTCATTTCGCTGGCGTTGCCGGAGTGGTTGGGGATGCCTTGAGGGCTGTGGTGGCCCCATCGCCGGCAAGCCGGTTCCCACAAGAACCCCACAGTTTTCAAGGCCTGTGGCGCCCCTGTGGGAGCCGGCTTGCCGGCGATAGGGCCAGTGCAGGCACTACAATTCCCCGCCCGCCAGCAACTCGGTCATCACCTCGGCCAACGCCTTGACCATCACATCCGCCGTCGGCCGATGGACGATGACGATTTCGTAGCTGTCCACCTCCGGCAGCCCCTGCTGCCCGCCCAGCACTCGATGCTCAGCGGTGGCCGCCCGCGGCGGCAGCAGGCTGATGCCCATGCCATCCGCCACCGCTGCCTGGATCCCGCTGAGGCTGGAACTGGTGAAACTGATGCGCCAGCGCCGGCCCATGCCCTCGATGGCACTGATCATGTCTTCGCGGTACAGCCCACGCGGCGGAAAGGTCACCAACGGGATCGGGTCGAGCTCGAACGACGGAACCCGCGCACTGTCGATCCACTGCAGCCGCTCGGGCCAGCACGCCACGCCTTCGCGGGTGTTGCGCCGCTGCTTGAGCAGCACCAGGTCGAGCTCGCCGTTGTCGTAGGCCTGGCTGAGGTCGCGGCACAGGCCGCTGGTGACTTCCAGCTTCACCTGCGGGTGCAGGCGGCTGAAGGCCGACAAGGCATTGGTGGTGCGCCCGCCGACAAAATCCTCGGGCACACCCAGGCGCACGGTGACACCGACCATGGCCCCGGCCAGGGCTTCGAGCATCTGGTCGTTGAGCGCCAGCATGTGCCGGGCGTAGCCGAGCAAGGTCTGCCCGGCGTCGGTGGGCAGCACGTCGCGGTTGCCACGCACCAGCAGGCGATGGCCCACCATGTCTTCCAGGCGACGCACCTTCTGGCTGATGGTCGACTGGGTCGAATGCAGGCGCGCCGCAGCGGTGGTGAAGCTGCCGCAATCGGCCACCACGACGATGGCGCGCAGCAGGTCGAGGTCGAACAGGGCTCTATTCGATTTCAAGCTGATGGTCATCTTGGTATTCAACTTCTGAATGACAAGACTGACTTCTACCACGCCTAGTCACCCAGCGCCACGCCCTCGCGACGTGGGTCGGCGCCGCCCGACCAGCCGCTGGCGGTGCGCTGGATGATCTGCATGCCGCTGGTCATGGTCAGCGGCGTGACCTCATGGCCCCAGGCCGCCAGTTGCCGGATCAGCGCAGGGCTGGCCTGCTCCGCCTCCACTTCGGTGGCGCCATTGCGGCTGCCGAAATTGGGCAGGTTGGCGGCCTGCTGCGGGTTGAGCTTCCAGTCCAGCAGGCCGACCAGGGCCTTGTTCACGTAGCCGATGATCTGCGAGCCGCCGGGCGAACCCAGGCTGGCCACCAACTCGCCAGAGTCGCGGGCGAACACCAGGGTCGGCGCCATTGCCGATAAAGGACGCTTGCCGGGCTCGACGCGGTTGGCCACAGGCCTGCCGTTTTCCTGAGCGATGAAGGAAAAGTCGGTGAGCTGGTTGTTCAGCAAGAAGCCCTTGACCATCAGGTGAGCACCGAAGGCCGCCTCCACTGACGTGGTCATCGCCAGGGCCTGGCCGCTGTCGTCCACGGCGGACAGGTGCGAGGTGGAAATGCGCAGCGGCGAGCGGTCCGGGGCCAGTGCCAGGCTGGCGCCTTGCGGCGTCCCCGGGCGGGCGCGCTTCATGCTGTGCTCGCCGATCAGGGTGGCGCGCTTGGCCAGGTAGGCAGGGTCTATCAGCGCCTCCACCGGCACCGGCACATAGTCGCTGTCGGCCAGGTACTGGGCACGGTCGGCAAAGGCCAGGCGTTCGGCCTCGGCCACCAGGTGCACCGCCAGCGGCGTGGGCTCCAGCCCGGCCGCGGAAGCAACCTCACGCGGCGGCTGCTTGGCCAGGTCGTGTTGGGCTGAGCCGCGTTGCAAGGCTTCGAGGATGCCCAAGGTCTGCAGCACACCGATGCCACCGGAGGAAGGCGGCGGCATGCCGCAGATCTGCCACGCCTTGTACGGGCCGCACACGGGCGTGCGCGCCTTGGCCTGGTACTGACGCAAGTCTTCCAGCGACAACTGCCCGGCGTTGGCATGGCCGCGCACCTGGGCCACCATCGCCTGTGCGATCTCACCGCTGTAGAAGGCATCGACGCCCTGCTCCGCCAGTTGCTCGAAGGTGTTCGCAAGCTCGGGGTTGCGCAACACGGTGCCTACCGCCAGCGGCTTGCCGTGGTCATCCAGGAAATACCGGGCCATGGCGGGTGAGCTTGCGATGAAAGGGTCTTCGCTCACCAGGGCATGCAAGCGCTCGGAAACCGGAAAGCCTTCGCGTGCCAGGGCGATGGCCGGTTCGAACAGTTCACGCCACGGCAGCTTGCCATGTTGCTCGTGAGCCATTTGCAACGCTCGCAGCACGCCGGGCACGCCCACCGAGCGACCGCCGATCTGCGCTGCCCGGAACGGCATCGGTGTACCGTCGGGCTGCAGGAACAGCGTTTGCGTGACTCCTGCCGGCGCCGTTTCGCGGCCATCGTAGGCCTGCACCTGCTTGCCATCCCAGTACAGGATGAACCCGCCTCCGCCAATGCCACTGGACTGCGGCTCGACCAGGGTAAGCACCATTTGCATGGCGATCGCCGCATCGATGGCGCTGCCGCCGGCCCGCAACATCGCCCGCCCCGCCTCGCTGGCCAGCGGGTTGGCGGCCGCCGCCATGTGCTGGCTGGCACGCACCGGTTGCAGGCCGCTGCGGTAGCCGGACTGTGCTTCCGGCGGCGCGGGCAGCGCTTGGTCGGCCCGTGCGCAACTGCTGACAGCGATCAGGCACAGGGCGGCGATCACTGGCGTCGGAAATTTCATGGTAAGGCATCCTGCTTAAGCTATTCAGCTCGGCACTGTGGGTCATGCACATTCTTAACTTCAACCCCTGCCGTCCATTTTCTAGGATTGAGACAGCCATTCAGGAGCCTGCGAAATGCGCTTTTCCCCTGCCGCCCTTCTCTTCGTGCTGCTCAGCAGCCTTGCCCATGCCGAGACCACTGCCATGCACAACGCCGCCGCGCACAACGACACCGCCACCCTGCAACGCCTGCTCAAGCAAGGTGCCGATATCGACGAGCGCGACGACCAGGGCCGTACCGCGCTGCTGGTCGCTACCCATGCCAACCAGGTGGCGGCGGCCAAAGCGCTGATCGAGGCCGGCGCCGATGTGAACGCCAAGGACAACATCGACGACAGCCCTTACTTGTATGCCGGTGCACGGGGCCTTAACGACATCCTGCGCCTGACCCTCGCCCATGGCGCCGACCTCAAGAGCACCAACCGCTATGGCGGCACGGCGCTGATCCCTGCTGCCGAACGCGGGCATGTGGAAACCGTGCAGTTGCTGATCGATGCCGGGGTGGACGTCAACCACCTGAACCGCCTGCACTGGACCGCGCTGCTCGAGGCCGTGATCCTGGGTGATGGCGGGCCGCGGCATGTGGAGATCGTGCGACGGCTGCTGGCCGCCGGGGCGGATCGGCAGATTGCCGACAAGGAGGGCGTGACCGCGCTGGAGCATGCGCGCCAGCGTGGGTATCGGGAGATGGAGGCATTGCTGGCTCGATAGAAGGCCCAAGACCCGACACTGCACTGCACTGCACTTTGTGGGAGCCGGCTTGCCGGCGATAGGGCCCGAGCAGACAACCCAAGGCATCAGTGCCTGCCTGCGCCGGCCAATCGCCGGCAAGCCGGCTCCCACAGGTGATCGTGCGCGAGCTTTAGCTCAGGCCACTTCCTCGAACGGCAACCCCACGTAGTTCTCGGCAATGTTCACCAACCCCGCCTGCGACGACAGGAAGTACTCTCGGTCAGCCTCCTGCATCTTCTGGTCCCAGGCATCCTTGTGCTCGCCGAAGTCATGCAGCAACTGGGTCATGAACCAGCTGAAACGCTCGCCCTTCCACACCCGGCGCAGCGCCAGTGGCGAGTACTGCTGCAACAGGTCGGTACGCCCTTCGCGATACACCTTGACCAGGATCCGGTACAGATAATTCACATCCGACGCCGCCAGGTTGAGGCCCTTGGCACCGGTGGGCGGCACGATGTGCGCGGCGTCGCCGACCAGGAACAGGTGGCCGTACTGCATGGGCTCGACCACCAGGCTGCGCAGCGGCGCGATGCTCTTTTCCAGGGCCGGGCCAGTGATCAGCCGCGCGGCGACATCTTCTGGCAGGCGGGCCTTGAGCTCGTTCCAGAAGCGCTGATCGGACCAGTCCTCGACACGCTCCTGCAATGGCACTTGCAGGTAGTAGCGGCTGCGCGTCAGCGAGCGCTGGCTGCACAGCACGAAGCCCCGTTCATGGTGGGCGTAGATCAGTTCATGGTTGACCGGCGGGGTATCGCAGAGCATGCCCAGCCAGCCGAACGGGTACACCCGCTCGTAGTGCTTGAGCACACCCTCGGGGATGCTTTGCCGGGACACACCGTGAAAGCCGTCGCAACCGGCGATGTAGTCGCAGTCCAGGCGCTGCTGCTGGCCGTCGTGGTCGAAGGTCACGTAGGGCTGCTCGCCCATGAGCTGGTGGAGCTGGACATTGCTGGCCGAATAGAAAATGGGCGCGCCGCTGGCTTCACGGGCCTCCATCAGGTCCCGGGTGACTTCGGTCTGGCCATAGACCATCACCGTCTTGCCGCCGGTCAGGCCCTTGAGGTCCAGGCGTTGGCGACGACCGCCCACCAGCAGTTCGACGCCGTCATGCACCAGCCCTTCACGGTCCATGCGCTCGGCGACGCCAGCTTCGCGCAGCAGGTCGACGGTGCCCTGTTCGAGTACGCCGGCGCGGATGCGGCCCAGCACGTAGTCAGGGGCCTGGCGTTCGAGGATTACGTTGTCGATGCCAGCCTTGTGCAGCAACTGGCCCAGCAGCAGGCCAGACGGGCCCGCGCCGATGATTGCAACCTGAGTCTTCATTGTTGTTGTCTCTTATTGTTGGAGTCTGCACTTGCATTT
The Pseudomonas sp. KU43P genome window above contains:
- a CDS encoding TRAP transporter substrate-binding protein translates to MLKLTQALFCAAAVSMASLAQAADPIIIKFAHVVADSTPKGQGALMFQKLVAADPQLKDKVKVEVYPNSSLFGDGKEMEALLLGDVQMLAPSLAKFEHYNKQVQIFDLPFLFNDLAAVDRFQQGPQGKALLTSMEDKGIHGLAYWHNGLKQLSANKKVILPKDARGLKFRVQASSVLEEQFKAIRANPRKMSFAEVYQGLQTGTVNGTENTWSNYESQKVNEVQPFFTETNHGLIDYMVITNAKFWNSLPEDVRGELQAIMDKVTVEVNKQAEALNQTSRQKIIDAKTSEIDPLTAEQREQWREAMRPVWEKFSDQIGAELIKAADASNKAS
- a CDS encoding TRAP transporter small permease → MQSLRRVWEHFEEGMIAFLLAAMTLVTFLYVALNNLYTLFYNLSDHWAFASDVLLSIGDHLMGYAQDMTWSIALTKALFGWLIFFGIAYGVRTAGHLGVDVLVRRTRKPVQRVLAMIACACCLAYAGLFLVASIKWVSAVLVAGIGAEDLDRYGIKVGHIALIVPFGFALVMVRYLEIFYRLYTHRQYGLGLADEAAEASKLANPGEEHH
- the dctM gene encoding C4-dicarboxylate TRAP transporter large permease protein DctM gives rise to the protein MTVICLFLLLFVFMFLGVPIAISLGLSGALSILMFSQDSLSSLAIKLFETSDSYTFLAIPFFLLSGAFMTTGGVAQRLIDFANACVGHIRGGLAIAAVLACMLFAALSGSSPATVAAVGSIAVAGMVRSGYPREFGAGIICNAGTLGILIPPSIVMVVYSAATETSVGKLFMAGVVPGILLGVALMLTIYIVARIKKLPAQPRASFAQWLNTARRAFWGLLLLVIILGGIYSGMFTPTEAAAVAAVYSAFIALFVYKDMRLRDCPKVLLESGRLTIMLLFIIANAMLFAHVLTTEQIPQQITQWVLSEGLTPIGFLIMVNVVLLVAGSFMEPSAIILILAPIFFPIAMKLGIDPIHLGIVMVVNMEIGLVHPPVGLNLFVTSAVTGLTLGQTIRAALPWLSILLLFLVLVTYVPFISLALPEWLGMP
- a CDS encoding LysR substrate-binding domain-containing protein, giving the protein MTISLKSNRALFDLDLLRAIVVVADCGSFTTAAARLHSTQSTISQKVRRLEDMVGHRLLVRGNRDVLPTDAGQTLLGYARHMLALNDQMLEALAGAMVGVTVRLGVPEDFVGGRTTNALSAFSRLHPQVKLEVTSGLCRDLSQAYDNGELDLVLLKQRRNTREGVACWPERLQWIDSARVPSFELDPIPLVTFPPRGLYREDMISAIEGMGRRWRISFTSSSLSGIQAAVADGMGISLLPPRAATAEHRVLGGQQGLPEVDSYEIVIVHRPTADVMVKALAEVMTELLAGGEL
- the ggt gene encoding gamma-glutamyltransferase; this encodes MKFPTPVIAALCLIAVSSCARADQALPAPPEAQSGYRSGLQPVRASQHMAAAANPLASEAGRAMLRAGGSAIDAAIAMQMVLTLVEPQSSGIGGGGFILYWDGKQVQAYDGRETAPAGVTQTLFLQPDGTPMPFRAAQIGGRSVGVPGVLRALQMAHEQHGKLPWRELFEPAIALAREGFPVSERLHALVSEDPFIASSPAMARYFLDDHGKPLAVGTVLRNPELANTFEQLAEQGVDAFYSGEIAQAMVAQVRGHANAGQLSLEDLRQYQAKARTPVCGPYKAWQICGMPPPSSGGIGVLQTLGILEALQRGSAQHDLAKQPPREVASAAGLEPTPLAVHLVAEAERLAFADRAQYLADSDYVPVPVEALIDPAYLAKRATLIGEHSMKRARPGTPQGASLALAPDRSPLRISTSHLSAVDDSGQALAMTTSVEAAFGAHLMVKGFLLNNQLTDFSFIAQENGRPVANRVEPGKRPLSAMAPTLVFARDSGELVASLGSPGGSQIIGYVNKALVGLLDWKLNPQQAANLPNFGSRNGATEVEAEQASPALIRQLAAWGHEVTPLTMTSGMQIIQRTASGWSGGADPRREGVALGD
- a CDS encoding ankyrin repeat domain-containing protein; translation: MRFSPAALLFVLLSSLAHAETTAMHNAAAHNDTATLQRLLKQGADIDERDDQGRTALLVATHANQVAAAKALIEAGADVNAKDNIDDSPYLYAGARGLNDILRLTLAHGADLKSTNRYGGTALIPAAERGHVETVQLLIDAGVDVNHLNRLHWTALLEAVILGDGGPRHVEIVRRLLAAGADRQIADKEGVTALEHARQRGYREMEALLAR
- the pobA gene encoding 4-hydroxybenzoate 3-monooxygenase; amino-acid sequence: MKTQVAIIGAGPSGLLLGQLLHKAGIDNVILERQAPDYVLGRIRAGVLEQGTVDLLREAGVAERMDREGLVHDGVELLVGGRRQRLDLKGLTGGKTVMVYGQTEVTRDLMEAREASGAPIFYSASNVQLHQLMGEQPYVTFDHDGQQQRLDCDYIAGCDGFHGVSRQSIPEGVLKHYERVYPFGWLGMLCDTPPVNHELIYAHHERGFVLCSQRSLTRSRYYLQVPLQERVEDWSDQRFWNELKARLPEDVAARLITGPALEKSIAPLRSLVVEPMQYGHLFLVGDAAHIVPPTGAKGLNLAASDVNYLYRILVKVYREGRTDLLQQYSPLALRRVWKGERFSWFMTQLLHDFGEHKDAWDQKMQEADREYFLSSQAGLVNIAENYVGLPFEEVA